From the genome of Medicago truncatula cultivar Jemalong A17 chromosome 2, MtrunA17r5.0-ANR, whole genome shotgun sequence:
caaATTTCTTCTCGTTTAATTTGAAGTCCGTAACCTGACCTTTGAATTGCTCCTCCTTTGATTTAAACTCCTTCAATTTACCGTTAAATTCCTCCTCTTTTGACAGGAACTCCTTCATTTGTCCATCGAATTTCTTTTCTATTGATTCGAGATCCTTCAGTCGGCTTTCAAAATGCTTCTTTTCTGATTCCAGCTTCTCCACTCGGCCTTGAAATTCATCCTCTTTTGATTCAAACCCCTCATCCCGGCCATCAAGTTGCTTCTCTTTAGACTCAAGGTCCTTCATTCGGCTTTCAAATTGCTTCTGTTTTGATACCAAATCATTCTCCAGCTCGGCCAATTGGCCTTCCAATTCCTTCTGTTTTGAAATGTCATCCATGACTTTACGAAGTTCCAGCTTTTTTGTGTTGAGTTCTTGCTTGCGCTCTCCAATCAAGTTTTCCATCAAAGAGAGCTGTGATTCCTTTGCTACGAATTCCTCGACACATTCTTCAATTTTCCCCTGCATTTTCTTGTATGCTTCCTTAATTCTTCCAACATCactaatttcctttttcttattttccagCTCTTTGCAGCACTTCTCAATATCTCTCTTTATGGACTGCAATATCTTCTCTTCTACTTCTCTTTTCCCTTCACATTCCTCAAATGATTTTTCTACAAATGCAAGTTGTTTTTTGAGTGAGGAAAATGATAGATCAATTGACATGGCATGCGCTTTCATTCTCGAGAAAATAGGAACATCGTCGTCGTCGTCATCATCATTGTTGTCGTTATCAACGTTATCATCATATGGTGTCGGGGACACCTTGGATTTCTTCATCAAACCGCACAAGGAACTGTTGTTATCAGATACCTTCTTAACAGGCAGTGTGATAGTATCCCTCTTCTTAGGAAACCTTGCTGACAaaggaacatcatcatcatcttcagaTTCATAGTCTTTACAAGAATCTGAATGCGATGTTTTTTTATCGAATGATGTGTGCCATTTAAAATTGAAGTGTCCTTCATCATCACCAACACATAAATTTGGGTTATCAGAAGCCTCAACAACATCCATGATTGAACTATAGAAAACTTTAAACTCTCAGCTATAACACAAACACCTCAAAATCCTGGGAACAAAGGTTAAAAGCTTCAACTTTTAGATTTGAAAAATTTCTAGGACATTGATCAAATAATACCCATGAAAATACTCAAAATAGACATTTCAAGTTTTAATCATAAAACAATGaccatgttaaaaaaatgtaaacttttcaagtttcaatataACACACATTTAGTAGCTCTAATCTATAACATTGAAGATAAATATACTAATagacatgaaaaataaaaagagaatgaagaaaaagaagtgAAGGATTTTACCAATTAGTTGAATTTGTGAAGCTTCCATTGGCGAAAGATTGAGTAAACCCTAGAAGAAGagaataacataacaaaatgaaATTTGGAGAGTGAAATAAATGAAACAGACACAAGAAAGAGCATTTTGTGTTGTTATTTTTGGTTAGGCATGAGCTTGGTTCGTATGTTGAAGTAGGCCCCACAAAATAGACTTCTTGATGGGCTTAAATAcgtatttcatccttgtaattacgggtcgtttaaaaattggtctctGTAATCGCTAATTCTGGCAATTTATCCTtgtattgtttaatcatttaaaatttcgtccctctccccacttaatcactgccatgtcactaatttgatgacgtggcaatcactgtcatacatgaaattccaattttatccctgggtttccaattttttcttcaatattttgtcatcttcttaagggcaaaattggaatttcatgtgtgggagtgattgccacgtcatcgaattagtgacgtggcagtgattaagttggtcaaaggacaaaattttaaatgattaatgattgcaagactagtttgcaaggattagcgaatatagggatcaatttttaaacgacccctaattgcaaggatgaaatacatatttaagcctattaaGTTGTTGATGGAATATTAGGAAATACAGTTCAGCATACAAACAAATTTATGTActgaaaaattgaatttgaaaccaTAATACTATCAAAAAACTTTAGAAGATGAAAAGTTGAATTGAATATATAATGTAAATTAAGGGTAATTTAGTGGTTACTAATTTTTACTAATATATAGGTATAAAATATGTCATAGAGTTTTGTAAATTGGGGACGGTGATAAAAGATATGTTCCATTTTTCAAAgagtcaaaattgattctagaaattaagaatttaattttgaaatgttttgttgcttttgatagaattaatttataattgaaGCTAGATATTggagtttttttattcttacactcattttttttaactcacttttattaaaacatttatttttttatccttgtTATTTTATTTCGGTCATAAAATTTGATAATGTTGGAATTGATCCTATAAATGTATGTATTTCTGAAAGACTGCGTGTCCAAGAATATTTtggatattaaattttttattaatgacgAACCTGTTAACTTTTTCTGTATAAAAGAGAGGATAATTCAGTTTATACTTTatatgcatgattagggaaatGAATCAACTAAAAAGGcatagtatcatgttaattcaTTTGCACATTGAACATTTAGATAATGACCTGCTTCTAATCTTTCTAGTTAAGTAGATCCACAG
Proteins encoded in this window:
- the LOC25487791 gene encoding stress response protein NST1 translates to MDVVEASDNPNLCVGDDEGHFNFKWHTSFDKKTSHSDSCKDYESEDDDDVPLSARFPKKRDTITLPVKKVSDNNSSLCGLMKKSKVSPTPYDDNVDNDNNDDDDDDDVPIFSRMKAHAMSIDLSFSSLKKQLAFVEKSFEECEGKREVEEKILQSIKRDIEKCCKELENKKKEISDVGRIKEAYKKMQGKIEECVEEFVAKESQLSLMENLIGERKQELNTKKLELRKVMDDISKQKELEGQLAELENDLVSKQKQFESRMKDLESKEKQLDGRDEGFESKEDEFQGRVEKLESEKKHFESRLKDLESIEKKFDGQMKEFLSKEEEFNGKLKEFKSKEEQFKGQVTDFKLNEKKFEEQWKELKSKENKFKVLVKELKLKDKRFGALVKDPESKLNKLDEQLKEPELTEKQYALIEEYFDEENESDTCYMDDEFSPAIVGTSLQLLPFEQTDEPESPGDDIQVNLQGFSDPAHAVLDIIQNPIIQKYKKGDNDAIIEENHIFLLEQLMKISPHIKTCVKEEALKLALDLKANMEENTENNLVLGFLLLLSIYQLVTYFNEDEVLELFAFVAQHKIAVELFETLGFANKVSDFVENLIRRKQFDSAVHITWLRRIKKDLC